From a single Brassica oleracea var. oleracea cultivar TO1000 chromosome C5, BOL, whole genome shotgun sequence genomic region:
- the LOC106344883 gene encoding uncharacterized protein At4g04775-like produces the protein MSDSSSSTTSGGIHVRTPGIPIKCWCGECIKELISKTNHNPYRRYYRCRYAAQRNLGNDNHIFKWVDEAFTDEIQQLDYQVRMLEEEVQVLKETITSGPKIMKGGCLILGLGVVVVVGILMYKQFLKL, from the exons ATGTCCGATTCATCGTCTTCCACGACCAGTGGTGGGATACACGTAAGAACTCCGGGAATACCTATTAAGTGTTGGTGCGGGGAGTGCATCAAGGAGCTCATCTCCAAAACCAATCACAATCCATATCGCCGGTATTATCGGTGTCGCTATGCGGCACAAAGGAAT CTTGGGAATGACAATCACATCTTCAAATGGGTTGATGAAGCTTTCACTGATGAGATACAACAATTGGACTACCAAGTTCGAATGCTAGAAGAAGAAGTTCAAGTACTCAAAGAAACAATAACGAGTGGTCCCAAAATAATGAAAGGAGGTTGTCTTATTCTGGGTCTCGGTGTCGTTGTAGTTGTAGGAATTTTGATGTACAAGCAATTCCTAAAGCTATGA